A portion of the Rhinopithecus roxellana isolate Shanxi Qingling chromosome 19, ASM756505v1, whole genome shotgun sequence genome contains these proteins:
- the ARL16 gene encoding LOW QUALITY PROTEIN: ADP-ribosylation factor-like protein 16 (The sequence of the model RefSeq protein was modified relative to this genomic sequence to represent the inferred CDS: inserted 1 base in 1 codon) — MRVAGGRALLRGXELRVPGGAKHGMCLLLGATGVGKTLLVKRLQEVSSRDGKGDLGEPPPTRPTVGTNLTDIVAQRKITIRELGGCMGPIWSSYCGNCRSLLFMMDASDPTQLSASCVQLLGLLSAEQLAEASVLILFNKIDLPCYMAVEEMKSLIRLPDIIACAKQNITTAEISAREGTGLAGVLAWLQATHRANC; from the exons ATGAGAGTGGCCGGTGGGCGGGCCTTGCTCCGCG CCGAGCTACGGGTGCCGGGTGGAGCGAAGCACGGAATGTGTCTCCTGCTGGGGGCCACGGGCGTCGGGAAGACGCTGCTGGTGAAACGGCTGCAGG AGGTGAGCTCCCGGGATGGGAAGGGCGACCTGGGGGAGCCGCCCCCGACACGGCCCACG GTGGGCACCAATCTTACTGACATCGTGGCGCAGAGAAAGATCACCATCCGGGAGCTGGGGGGGTGCATGGGCCCCATCTGGTCCAGTTACTGTGGAAACTGCCGTTCTCTCCTG ttCATGATGGACGCCTCTGACCCCACCCAGCTCTCTGCATCCTGTGTGCAGCTCTTAGGTCTCCTTTCTGCAGAACAACTTGCAGAAGCATCGGTGCTGATACTCTTCAATAAAAT CGACCTACCCTGTTACATGGCCGTGGAGGAGATGAAATCATTAATCAGGCTTCCAGACATCATTGCTTGTGCCAAGCAGAACATTACCACGGCAGAAATCAGCGCCCGTGAAGGCACTGGCTTGGCAGGGGTGCTGGCCTGGCTCCAGGCCACCCACAGAGCCAACTGTTGA